The proteins below are encoded in one region of Engystomops pustulosus chromosome 8, aEngPut4.maternal, whole genome shotgun sequence:
- the DTX3L gene encoding E3 ubiquitin-protein ligase DTX3L, producing the protein MGAQGGTQDAGAYREHHNMGGTQDYEGQVGTETTGVQVSAQDNGGQQGSTLLPATISGQREPPDLGPRGSHTPLLEGQIESVQDTWYPIIVLLPVEQTKFILKIEKYFTSKTRSGGGGNCKVTKIDPSTYRVYFQDQEARDRVLKKDHKIEDLSVQVMAEEDVMVEDVTRTHQTSRATKTVDQFTENRRQKHNTDLACPELSEVNDRSGTHQTGALPEDRSFPEIFFDTCTKLNVDMFPRDILQEIRHRFPSLKILKEHGVEIRGSYKEIEKLHKFLEAKLGGDVHDEEPMEQGGDDCLNLTTALYEYITDIYKEEVAQIEGRCHVQITEVRRSRGSSYITMKPRGQDSSVDKAMKNFTIQVQAITKDWSQKEVPLSTMKASLEDTRSFMKERHKTSVIVDGNRLILRGPERELPLAEEALQKGAIGSLLPRRVITISSKDSRSEVLVDARHMDILKKLKSREIEDLQQKYSVRMEEKGKDRNVIVSFRAMNGGLNLGAHACHSFTNLLHGTITNLQSKTIKANLEIDAEKLNQFRMRLQRGGVDVILEHDKGSIILITSPVLLEFAEEKLQKFLRNPDAQEAPGTSTEEAMDTSKPTDRKTSAEEDEQCPICLDQMKNKKVLPKCKHEFCAKCLQKSLDMKPVCPVCAAPYGVVIGNQPEGTMTNRAYSSSLPGYSGCGTIEINYHIPGGIQQKDHPNPGKRFSGTDRRAYLPDNQEGREVLCLLSTAFKQKLIFTVGESRTTGAKDTVTWNDIHHKTNTTGGPAGFGYPDPDYLKRVRDELKAKGVE; encoded by the exons ATGGGGGcacagggggggacacaagatgcTGGGGCATATAGAGAGCACCATAACATGGGGGGAACCCAGGACTATGAGGGACAAGTGGGGACAGAAACTACTGGGGTTCAGGTGAGTGCACAGGAcaatggggggcagcagggcagTACATTGCTCCCTGCCACTATCTCTGGGCAGAGGGAACCCCCTGACCTGGGGCCCCGGGGTTCACACACACCCCTGTTAGAGGGGCAGATAGAGAGTGTGCAGGACACGTGGTACCCCAtaattgtgctgctccccgtagAACAGACAAAATTCATATTAAAGATTGAGAAATATTTCACATCCAAGACtcgatcaggaggaggaggaaactgCAAAGTGACGAAGATCGATCCATCCACTTACCGCGTCTACTTCCAGGACCAAGAGG CTCGGGACAGAGTGCTGAAGAAGGATCATAAGATAGAAGACCTGTCCGTTCAGGTCATGGCGGAGGAAGACGTGATGGTTGAGGATGTCACCCGCACCCACCAGACCTCCAGGGCAACAAAGACTGTGGATCAGTTCACTGAAAACAGGAGACAAAAACATAACACAGATCTGGCCTGTCCCGAACTTTCAGAGGTCAACGACAGGTCTGGGACACACCAGACTGGAGCCCTTCCGGAGGATAGGAGCTTCCCGGAG atATTTTTTGACACATGTACAAAGCTGAACGTAGACATGTTCCCACGTGACATCTTACAGGAAATCAGACACAGGTTTCCATCTCTGAAAATTCTGAAAGAACACGGCGTCGAAATTAGAGGAAGCTATAAGGAAATCGAAAAGCTGCATAAATTTCTGGAGGCGAAGCTCGGAGGAGACGTCCATGATGAGGAGCCCATGGAGCAAGGAGGAGACGACTGCCTGAACCTCACAACAGCCCTATATGAATATATCACTGACATCTACAAGGAGGAGGTGGCCCAGATAGAGGGTCGCTGTCATGTGCAGATCACAGAGGTCAGGAGATCCCGGGGCTCGTCTTATATCACAATGAAACCTCGGGGACAAGATTCCTCAGTGGACAAAGCTATGAAAAACTTTACTATTCAGGTTCAGGCTATAACCAAGGACTGGAGTCAGAAGGAAGTCCCATTGTCCACCATGAAAGCTTCACTAGAAGACACCAGATCCTTCATGAAGGAACGTCACAAGACCTCCGTCATAGTGGACGGAAATCGCTTAATTCTTCGTGGACCTGAACGGGAACTGCCTCTGGCAGAGGAGGCTTTACAGAAGGGAGCGATCGGATCCCTGCTCCCTCGCAGAGTCATAACCATCTCATCCAAGGATTCGCGGAGCGAGGTGCTGGTAGATGCTAGGCACATGGACATCCTGAAGAAATTAAAGTCCAGAGAGATTGAGGATCTCCAGCAGAAGTACAGCGTGAGGATGGAGGAAAAGGGCAAAGACAGAAATGTTATTGTCTCATTCAGAGCGATGAACGGAGGCCTTAACCTGGGGGCACACGCCTGCCACAGCTTCACCAACCTCCTCCATGGCACCATCACGAACCTGCAGAGCAAAACCATCAAGGCAAACCTGGAAATCGATGCAGAAAAGCTCAATCAGTTCCGTATGAGGCTGCAGAGGGGCGGTGTGGATGTTATCCTGGAGCATGACAAGGgctccatcatcctcatcacttctCCAGTCCTTCTGGAGTTTGCTGAAGAGAAGCTGCAGAAGTTCTTAAGGAACCCAGATGCCCAGGAAGCCCCTGGGACCTCCACTGAGGAGGCCATGGACACTAGTAAGCCAACGGATAGAAAGACGAGTGCCGAAGAGGACGAGCAgtgtcccatctgcctggaccagaTGAAAAACAAGAAAGTTCTTCCAAAATGTAAACATGAATTCTGTGCCAAATGTCTCCAGAAAAGTTTAGACATGAAGCCAGTGTGCCCGGTGTGTGCTGCCCCCTATGGTGTGGTCATAGGAAACCAGCCTGAGGGAACTATGACGAATAGAGCCTACAGCTCAAGTCTTCCTGGATATTCTGGGTGTGGAACCATAGAAATCAATTATCACATCCCAGGGGGGATACAGCAG AAAGACCACCCTAACCCTGGGAAGCGATTCTCCGGCACGGACCGCAGGGCGTACTTACCCGATAACCAGGAGGGCAGGgaggtcctgtgtctgctctcgACAGCCTTCAAACAGAAGCTGATCTTCACTGTGGGAGAGTCTCGCACCACAGGAGCTAAAGATACAGTGACCTGGAACGATATCCATCACAAAACCAACACCACAGGGGGCCCAGCAGG GTTTGGGTACCCGGATCCAGATTATCTGAAACGTGTCCGTGACGAGCTGAAAGCCAAAGGCGTTGAATGA